Part of the Nicotiana sylvestris chromosome 2, ASM39365v2, whole genome shotgun sequence genome, ttattcaaacCGAAAGAGGATTGAAGCATGCGTTAATAACACATGCTAGTTGTGTTTCCAATGCCATTTGCTTCTTGTTTTGTTTGAAATGATGAGTAATCAATTTTATATTCCCAGATTCTGTTTGTAACTGAACCATGCGTGTGATATTCAAAACTTTTGCATCATGCTGGTTGTATATCCAATGAACTAAAAGCATGCTTTCACCCCATGCTGGTTGGGTTGTATGTCGAAAGTTGCATCATGGAGTGCCATAAGCATCGTAGTGGCACCTGCATTAGAGAAAAGAAAGTTAGAAAAAACCAACCCTTATATCCTTCTCCCTTAGGATTTGAAAATATTGGTCGATTAAGTTATGCCTCCTGCTCTTCCTTATCTCTTTGTTTCCTATCTCCTGTTCATCCTCACCCTTAGATTTGGACATTGCAGTTTATCTTCATTAACCAACCTCCTTCCCTGTGCATCTAGATGCCAGAATTGTTGGCAATCTATTTCTCCATTATCTAACGCATAattagccaagtgatctgccagcTTGTTGGCTTCCCTATGAATATGAGTAACTGTGTAATTTCCCCCATTCATTAGTTGCATCATTTCCTCTACCTCCTCAGAtatgatccatggtggtttccagATCCCATCCATTATCTTTTTTAATAACATTGAGTCAGTTTGAAGCCATACATGAGAGTATTGTTGAAATTTGCAGAACCTTAGTGCTTCTACCATGGCCTTCGCTTCAGCTACTGTGTTTGTTGTCTCCTCAATCTCTTTCCCTACTGACTTGACTATGTCACCTTTTTCATTTCTTATACAAAAACCTATTGAGCTCCTGCCTGGATTTCCCCTTGATGCACCATCCGTATTAACTTTTAGCCATCCTACACTTGGAAATTCCCACATGACTTTTGTAACCTTAAGTTTAGGAGTGAAATTTTCCATCATAGCTAATAGATCTTGCCATTTGTGAGGTACCATATCCATCCCAGGCTTTCTCACTTTCACCACTGCCTGTAGATTTGATGAAACTTGATAAATCACACTGCTAGTTGTCACCGCCTCCCCATACTTCATACTATTTCTACTTTTCCAAAGTTTCCATACTACGCATGAGAGGAGTGCTTGCATTACTGGTTTTAACCTTAAGCATACATTTGCAATCCAACATTTTGTGATTGCTTGGTGCCATGTAAGTCCCTCCACATCTATTCCTGCCCTCGATAGAAAATACTTCCAAGTTGTCTTTGTAGTTTCTGATCTAAAAATTCAATCAGATCTCTGCATTCCAACATTTTTCTCCAGATGTGAGACCCCCTTTTCCACGGAACAATAACAGAGTTTAATTTTTTACAGTATTTCTAACATACAAAAGAGCTCCATAGGCTTGGTTTTGTTCTGAAATTCCACCATAACTTGCTGAATAATGCCTTTGCTACATCATGTAGTGACCTGAAACCTATTCCTCCTTCCTCAACTGGCATGCATAAAGTATTCCATGAAGCCCAATGCCTACTAGTTCCTCCTACAGTGCTGCTCAAGAAAAACAGAGCAAACAATTTGTGCAACCTATTTATCACATACTTTGGAGGGTTTACAGCTGATAGTAGATGCATAGGCATGCTTTGCAATACATGGGATATGAGAACTGCCCTGCCCCCTACTGATAATAACTTGCCCTGCCATGATTGCAGTTTGTCCATTACCTTTGTAATTAGGGGCTGATAGAATTCCAGCTTTCTTCTTGCATAAAATATCGGGCAACCTAGATATATGATAGGGAAATCATTCGTATGAATGCCTGTGATCCTTTCCACCTTGATGACCACTTCCATGTCTGCTAAATGATGCAGGTACACAGCTGATTTGTTCTTGTTAACAAGCTACTCAGATGCATCTTCATATGCCTTCAGCACTTGCATAATCAACATCAGAGATGTTTCATCTGAGGATGAGAAAATAATCATGTCATCTGCATACGCCAAATGATTGATCTTTGGACTCCACTTTGGCATCCCAAATCCACAAAAATACAGGTTAGTATGCAGTGCATTGAGACCCCTAGATAATGCTTCTGCTGCTAATATAAACAAAGTTGGAGATATAGGATCACCTTGTTTTATTCCCCTTGAGGACTTAAAGAAACCATAAGCTTGACCATTTATTAGAATAGAATACCAGTTGTTTGAAACTAAACCAAAAACAATCCCTATCAACCTTTCTGTGAATCCCATCTTTCTCAGTACTTTGGTTAGGAATAGCCAAGATATTCTATCATAAGCTTTGGTCATATCTAGCTTCAGGATGACATTAGGTCCAGCCTTAGTTCTAAGCCTAATGTCAGTAACTATCTCCTGAGTTAGAAGGATGTTTTCTACTAAATTCCTTCCCTTAACAAAACCCGCATGTTCCTCCGATATCAGACTTGGGAGAAATTTTACTAGCCTTTCATGTACCACCCTTGATATAACCTTGTTAGAAAAATTACTGAGGCTTATTGGTCTTAAATCAGAAAAGGtggtaacttctttttctttggtATCAGAACTAGGTTTGTGTGTGTTACACACTTTGGTAGCTCATGACCATTGAAAAGAGCCCTCACCATGTCGTACAGGTCATCCCCTATTAAGTCCCAACAAGAATGATAAAATTTTCCTGTCATACCATCTGGCCCTCCTGCACTATCACCATTAAGTCCAAGTACTGCCATTTGAACCTCCTCTTTTGTTGGTTGCTTAATCAAATCTACATTGTGATCAGTGTTAATCAGATTAGGAACATGCTCTACGATATCAAATGATGAAGGATTAGATGTTTATGTGAATTGTTCCTCGTAGAATTTGATAGCCTCTTCTgcaatttcttgttcttcttcaatcCAGGTTCCTCCACTGTTTTGAATTCTTGTAAGCTGAAGTCTCTTCCTCCTACCTCTCACTTGTGCATGGAAGAACTTTGTGTTCCTATCCCCTTCCTTGAACCAAGTCATGCCTGCCTTTTGTTGCCAATATTTCTCCTCTAGTGCAAGATATTTAATCAATTCTGCCTGAACCTTTTGGAGTCTTTCCCTGTTCATCCCTGTAGGATTTGCTTCAAATTCTGCTTCATGAACCATCACTACCTCCTCCATACTTGCTATATTTTGGAAAATATCTCCAAATGTAGCCTTACTCCACAATGAAAGgtctttctttaatttttttaatttgtgaTTAAAAAGAATATAAGGATTTGCACTGAAATCAGCAAACCAGTTCTCTTTCACCACATCTTTAAAAGTTGCATGTTCCACCCAAAAATTCAATAACTTAAAAGGTTTTTTTATAGGTGGAGTCTCAATATCACACTTCAAATCCATCGGACTATGATCAGAACCAGTCTTTGACAAATGCTGCACCTCTATTCCTGGAAATGTTTGTTGGAACTCAACCTTTGCCAAAAATCTATCTAATCTTTTGAATATACAGTCTTCCTCTGCTctcccattccaccatgtaaatatgctGCCTTTAAATCCAAGGTCGAAAAGATTGCAAGTGTTAATGCAGTGTCGAAAATCATCTATTTCATTCAATGACACAGGTAACCCACcaaacttctcttcttcttcccatATTACATTGAAATCACCTCCTACAAGCCATGGTGCATCCATATCCCTTGCCATTGCATATAATGAATCCCATAATTCTATCCTCTCAATTGCATCACATTTTGCGTATATCAATGTTAGGACAAACTCCACATGCGATTCAGTATGAAACAATCTTAGTGTTAATTGTTGCACCATATTGTACATAACAGTTACCTCAAATACCTCATCTATAAAATCCCAGATCTTATTGGAAACATTTGAAATTGCCTGTGCAAGTCCTATCTTGTTTCTGTACCTTTCCAGTTTTTTTGCTTGTTGTTTTGGCTCCATTAATCCTACAAAATCATAGTGCTTTTGCCTATGCATTTTTGTCAACCTTTCAAAGGCCtgttgtgtgttgactgaccttATATTCCAAATGAGAGCATTCATCACTGATTGTTGGATTTAGTTATCGTTCTCCTTGTGTGCACCCCAGCTTTTGGTGCtgcaaaattatctttttgttgcttcttctttccttttgctgctgattttgcCTTTTCCACTTGCGTAGGTGATAAGTCACCTTTCCTTGCAGCATTTATAAGGTGTTGGGTAGTTGATTCTTGATCCATGTCGTATCCTGATTtaccaggttcttctccttcttcattgTCTTCCTTCCCTCCTGATATAGCTCCAAATGAATTCTTTTTAGGGACCAATGCTTTCTTTTTGCCTCTTTTAAACAGCTGCAACTGGTTTTTCTCCAATGTAATAATACTATTTACTATTTCTGttttttgttttggttgtttCTCCTTCTTTGTTGTGTTGTGTCCTTGTTGGTCTTCTTGTGATTTCTGAAGTTGATCATCTTCTGTTCCTCCAACATCATTTACCTCTGGGCCTCTTCCTTCATAGTTACTAATTTCTGTGACTTCTGCTGTCTGCAAATTATTGATGTGCTCAACATTTTCTGATCCTTCCTTTATTAAATAATTACCAGTTGTATTGGTGTCATTGGCATGGATCTCTCCATTTACAgtttgctcatcttcttctttgtcaTTCTCATTTGGTTCCTCATCAGCTTGTGCTCCTAGTGGTACTTCGTTCTCCTCTGAATCGTATTCCCTTTGTGCCTCCCATAGCCTGCCTCGACATTCTTGcactctttctttaaatgtagaCGATTTTGACCCTTCTGCTTGAGACTTCGGATTTTTATTAAGTACCTTGTTCACTAATGTAACTTGTGATGGGATTTCCTTGCATGGTTTATTGATCTTAACTATTCCTTCTCCTGTTTTATCCTTGAAGCTTCTTTCTACCCATTGTGCGGTATCGTTTTTTTCTTTTGATGCCTCCTTTCCATTGACTAGACCATTAGTCGAACTAATCCCCGATGAGTTAAGATGAAAAGCTTGTGCTGCTGGATTTAACTTTCCCTCATTATTGACCATATTTTTTGGTTTTTGGTTTGTAGATGCTTGGTTATGAAGTGCTGAACTGTTTGTTGCTACATTAGCTGCCACCATTGCCAATTGATTAACAGGttcttcctcttcatccatcCCTTGTAATATTGCAAACTTGTTAGCTACTTGAACATGATCGTTATCTTCATTGCCTACTGCCACCAAATCCTTACCACTGTTGCTATGTGCTTCTACTTGTCTCTCTACAGTGCTTGTACCCTCCTTGTTCTTATTGTTTTCCAACTGCTTAGCTGGTGCCATCTCCAATCCATTATTAGTGAGACTAGTATTTGGATTTACTACATTTCTAACTCTGTTGTCCTTCATTTTCTTCCATTACTCTTTTGCTGTAACATTCACATTACCCACGACCTTTCCACTAGATAACATCATTATAGGGTTTGAGTTCCCTTTGTCCTGTTTCTTAGCTGTATCTGCTTGGTTATCATTCTCCTTCTCCACATATAGTTCAGGGTGTATCCTCGAGCATTCAAATTGATCATGCCCTTGCAGTTTACAATGTCTGCAATATTTAGGCAGCATGTCATATTGAATTCTCACCCATTCAGTTCTTGTTGTTTCTTTAGCTTCATTGACTATGTCCATCCTCACTTTTTTAGGCAGATCTGCAAGTAAGTCAACTAGTACCTTCACCCTAGCACAACTAGGTCTAGTTTTATTAATTGTTGCCATGTCTAGATGCATAGGTTTACCTACTGCTGAAGCTAGAGAAAATAGACATTCCTTCACAAAAAGGTTGGCAATAGACCTGGGAATGAAATCCAAGCCATTGCCTTGGGTGTTTCTTCATCTGCTCTAAACTTTGAGTCGTAAATCAATAGCCTAAGCTGATATTGATAGCCATCCATATCCTTTATGTAATgagtttttgatgagaaatgtaAATAGTCCTGCCTTAACGTCATTCTAATTAAAATGTGCCTATCCCTTAGAAATCCAATGTTACACTCACCTTTAATTCCGCATTGAATTGGTATTAACTTACGCAGTTGTTGAATTTCTGGGCTTCCATAAGAACATTTACCAACTATTGCATATTGTAATCCTTCGATGATATCCATCCTTTCTACTTCTGCTTCTGTGAACTGAATAACATGTTCTCCATTCAATATTGTAGGTGGACGAATAGGAATTGGCTCAACTTCTTGTTGCTCCTGTATTGCCGCATTTAAAGTGCAAGGTTTCAGTAGTTTGGAGTAATCCATCGGCTGTTTGTTGGTATTTGTGTTCCCTGATGTTTGTGCAATGTTTGGAGAAGGTTGTTTAGGCAGCGCAGCCTCCAAATGTGGCTGGCCACCTGCCTGTGTGTCCATTACAGTTGAAATTGTTTAGCAGATTACTTACATGACACAGGTGCAACAGCTTTGCAAGAAAACAATGCTACTGTAATTCGAATTAGCTTCAAGTTATTTACTTCTTATGGCTGTGAATCCAATTTCACAATCCAAATTGTAAAAGAGAAGAGAACAGTAAATTGTAATTCGAATTAGCTTCAAGTTATTTACTGCTTATGCTACAGTAAATTCGATTTAAAATGAAGCTTAGAATTCAAACCAATCTTAGAAGAGAAGAGAACACTTTCACGTTATCAAAACAAGCTTTTGTGCTGAAAAGTAGCGCTGGAATTAGCTGAATCGCTGAAATTGAATGAAGAAAACTGCCTGCTACAGTAACTCGTGAAAATGAAATTAAGATCTACAAAAATTGACTATAGATCTGAAGTTGAAACCAATTGGGTATTATTCGTAAGGAGATTATGTATCTTTTGACACCAAGTTTGGTTAATTCCACCACCGGCTGCCGGAGTTATGACCGGAAAATAATGACGAAATTACTATTCCTTTTCTTCCTAGAGAGAAGATTTAATtactaattgttttgcattcatttgggtAACTATGGTTAAACTTTTGGATTTTACTTTTGGTTAAAATAATTTGGTCATTTGTAAAGAAACGATTATGCAACTTGGATCATATAAAACGATTATGGTTAGGACGAACATAACGAAACTTGGCTCATATATGAAAGGATTATGTGTAGTATAGAtatttctctttttatttcttaagTTGCCTTCACAATTGTGCACTAATTACTACATATATGCAATTTATTTGCAATATGATACATCCTGATAATTAATCTATTTTTTTAGGGTGATTGTATCCATGCCTCGATTGGGAAGTATGTAATTAAGTTTTTTAGGACCAAAATACAGGAACTTGACTTATATCGCATAAACTACTTTGTTGTCGGACCAAATAACTTGAGTTTAAATACTACAACACACAATCTGAGGCTGACATTTAAACAAAGGACAACGGTTAAGGAAATAGTTGATTCTCCATTTCATATGAATATCTTTAACTTtctatgacgacccggccagttgtctcatgagttaccgctctgtttctgtcacgacccggatttttcaccttcgggagtcgtgatggtgcctactaattaGAGCTAGTCAAGCCAACTCTTAACTACTTTTAtcttttataaattatttcttttatcaaataTTAGTAATAGCATAAAAAggctgaattaaataaatatgcggaagacttaatttAAAGTGACTGAATATAAATGCTGAATCTAACATAaatctctacccaagaactggtgtcacattactcacgaacttctaagaatactgaatacaatcgtctgaaagaaaataataaactgtttgtctcgaatacaatgAGATAATAGACTAAAATAATAGATAGatgagacgccgggcctgcggagcCCTGCAAGGCTACCTTGGTGTCTCACAAGTCTGACTGCTCACACCCGCACTACTGCTGCTGCTATCCGAAACCTgtatctgtgcaaaagagcacagagtgtagtatcagcacaaccgaccccatgtgctggtaagtgcctagcctaacctcgacgaagtagtgacgaggctaggaccagacaatcaaataaacatgtacagttcaagtatatatatatatatatatatatatatatatacaacaaagGAAGTATTGGAAGCAACCAATTAATGtgggaggggaaacatgttgtggggaggtaacagtttcaaatagaaatattCAATAAAAGAAGGAGACAACAAAGTCATAATATCAACAAGTATCAAAAGGAATCAACAATTtgtgcatcacccttcgtgcttttactctcttcctcacccaagcaatatataaaataaaattgtacacggtatcacccttcgtgcttttactctctttcctcacaatataatCAATAGATATCAGTACGGAATGGCACatcgtacggcacgacatcacccttcgtgctttacactctttcctcaccatatcaaacaatacacggcatcacccttcgtgctttatcactcttcctcacccaaacaacaatcacagatAAGGGGCAAGGAAGTAAACTGGATAATAATCGGGATTCCAATAAGGGCAcaacaattaacaataaaattcccgGCAAGGAATATATCAATAATTCCACAattatctcggcaagggaataattcaataattctttctctttctttcatttcttatttagtaattcattttataacttgagccaacgctcctcaaataTAAAATATCACCATTTCTTTCACATGCACTTCACAACATATAGAAGTCATCATTTAATCATGGAAGATATAACCAAATTCGAACATTCGCGATATAAGGActtacggtcatgctagacaccaacgtaaaGATACTCGccatcatgcctatacgtcgtactcgacaaatagcaAGTAGAAATTAAGACCCAggtcctattccctcaagctaaggttagaccaaacacttacctcgctttgcaaccaatttaaaattccaacaagcctttgcctcgcgaattcgtgcccgaaattctcaaatctagtcataaacaatcgattaagtcaataaaaattataggaattaattccatatgaaattctacattttccatttaaaatccgaaattgcactaaaaatttgtCTGTGGGGCCCGCatctcggaacccaacaaaaattacggaatatgaaacctcatccaaccacgagtccaaccataccaattttaccaaaatccaacatcaactcgaccctcaaatcttcaaattaaaccaagagggttttcaagattttcccaactaaaatcaccaattaaatgccaaaactagtaatagattcgaataatctaaccaaaattaagttaagaatacttaccgcattgttttctctaaaaatatcctgaaaatcgcctctccccgagctccaatttgctaaaaatggaaaatgggacgaagtcccattttcagaagTTACATTCTGCCCAGAATGTTTTCGGGGTTATTTTTCACGCGtttttactgttcacggggtattGTTCATGGCTACTGTTCACGGGGGGACTATTcatgggtactgttcatggggAACTATTCATaggtactgttcacgggggtactcttcatgggtactgttcacgggttactattcatgggtactgttcaaatttcataaaacatcaaattttccattttgagtccgaaacacgtcaaacgacgtctgttttcaaccaaactttacagaaagtgcttaaaccatatataagacatgtaccgggcgccagaaccaaaatacgggcccgataccatcactttctaataaaatttcatttccattttccttaaatattttcagaaaacaattttactcaaaaattcatttcttgggcctgggacctcggaattcgattctgggcatacgcccaagtcccatatttttctacggacctcccgggaccgtcaaatcacgggtccgagtccgtttacccaaaatattgaccgaagtcaaattcattcattttaatatcaaaacttagcaaattttcacagaatttcatatttgagcTTCCGACTACGcgccggactgcgcacgcaaatcgaagcaattgtaaatgaggttttcaaggccttagaaGCTCGAaatggataagaaaacaggtgatgatcctttgggttgtcacattctccacctttaaaacaaccgttcgtcctcgaacggatagaagaaggaagtacctgagccggggaatagatgaggataacAGCTCTGcatgtcggactcggactcccaggtcgaagcctcaggaggctgacctttCCACTGAACATTAACAGAGGGGAAACTCTTGGATCTTAACTGACGGACCTGCCGGTCTAgcatagccaccggctcctccttataagacaagtacttgtccaactagacagtgctgaaatctaacacgtgggatggatcgctgtgatacttccgaagcatggacacatgaaacactgggtgcacgactgataaactcggcggcaatgcaagtctataagccacatctcccactcgatcaagaatctcaaatggaacaatgaacctagggctaagctttcccttcttcccaaatctcatcacgcccttcataggagacactcggagcaatacccgctaaCCAACCATGAaaaccacatctcgaaccttacgatccgcatagctcttttgcctggactgagctgtacgaagcctatcctgaatgatcatgaccttgtctaaggcctcctgaaccaaatttgtacccaacaaccgagcctctcccggctcaaaccatccaaccggagatcaacactgcctaccatataaagcctcataaggagccatctagatactcgactggtagctattatcgtaggcaaactctgttaaaggcaagaattgatcccatgaacctccaaagtcaataacacaagcttggagcatgtcctccaatatctaaatagtccgctcggactgtccgtccgtctgaggatgaaatgttgtgctcaactgcacctgggtgcctaactctcgctgaactgctctccaaaaacgcgaggtaaactgcgtgcctcgatccaaaatgatagataccggcacaccatgaaggagaacaatctcctggatataaatctcagttaacctctcggatgaataggagactgccacaggaatgaaatgcgctgacttggtcagcctatcaacaatgacccaaactgcatcaagcTTCTTCTGAGTCAACAGAaatccagtaacgaagtccatagtgattcgctctcacttccactcgggaagctcaatcctctgaaacaaaccatcaggtctctgatgctcacacataacctgctgacaattcaaacaccgagccacgtatgcaacaatatccttcttcattctacgccaccaataatgttgctgcaaatcctgatacatcttcatggcgcccggatgaatagagtaccgggagctatgggcctcctctaaaataaactctcaaagcccatccacattaggcacacaaacccgcccctgcaatctcaaaactccatcatcatctaaggttatctgcttggcacctccacgttgcaccgtgtctctaaggacatatAAATGGGAATCATCAAGttgtcgatcacggatacgccccaataatgaagaacgagtgaccgtgcaagctaatacccgactaggctcagaaatatccaacctcacgaatcgattagccaaggcctgaacatccaaagcaagcggcctctgaccgaccggaatataagcaagactacctaTATTGACCGACTTc contains:
- the LOC138885184 gene encoding uncharacterized protein is translated as MKDNRVRNVVNPNTSLTNNGLEMAPAKQLENNKNKEGTSTVERQVEAHSNSGKDLVAVGNEDNDHVQVANKFAILQGMDEEEEPVNQLAMVAANVATNSSALHNQASTNQKPKNMVNNEGKLNPAAQAFHLNSSGISSTNGLVNGKEASKEKNDTAQWVERSFKDKTGEGIVKINKPCKEIPSQVTLVNKVLNKNPKSQAEGSKSSTFKERVQECRGRLWEAQREYDSEENEVPLGAQADEEPNENDKEEDEQTVNGEIHANDTNTTGNYLIKEGSENVEHINNLQTAEVTEISNYEGRGPEVNDVGGTEDDQLQKSQEDQQGHNTTKKEKQPKQKTEIVNSIITLEKNQLQLFKRGKKKALVPKKNSFGAISGGKEDNEEGEEPGKSGYDMDQESTTQHLINAARKGDLSPTQVEKAKSAAKGKKKQQKDNFAAPKAGVHTRRTITKSNNQ
- the LOC104227462 gene encoding uncharacterized protein; the encoded protein is MNALIWNIRSVNTQQAFERLTKMHRQKHYDFVGLMEPKQQAKKLERYRNKIGLAQAISNVSNKIWDFIDEVFEVTVMYNMVQQLTLRLFHTESHVEFVLTLIYAKCDAIERIELWDSLYAMARDMDAPWLVGGDFNVIWEEEEKFGGLPVSLNEIDDFRHCINTCNLFDLGFKGSIFTWWNGRAEEDCIFKRLDRFLAKVEFQQTFPGIEVQHLSKTGSDHSPMDLKCDIETPPIKKPFKLLNFWVEHATFKDVVKENWFADFSANPYILFNHKLKKLKKDLSLWSKATFGDIFQNIASMEEVVMVHEAEFEANPTGMNRERLQKVQAELIKYLALEEKYWQQKAGMTWFKEGDRNTKFFHAQVRGRRKRLQLTRIQNSGGTWIEEEQEIAEEAIKFYEEQFT